One window of Triplophysa rosa linkage group LG8, Trosa_1v2, whole genome shotgun sequence genomic DNA carries:
- the si:dkey-33i11.1 gene encoding B-cell receptor CD22 isoform X4, translating into MPTTFTSIPYQLLLSSAQRPMLCICSSLSDGKNLSSNVCSIPQAALSATEKTNIIKKTGSRSEMWRIVTFIFSTAVAGVGAGTWLIYFSRKDICVWAGTIVTLPCSYDYPSPYSSAQVMWFHISADSIREIAFHSDENKMSPSYRARVKYMGGYKRCSLQITNVKLSDAGTYHFRFETDHQQGRWTSPDSISLSVTELQVHVHPPRIGNMFAAGETVFMSCVAQGCAAPGRNFALYRNGVNLGQSSKISAIYNFDSQHAGTYTCRPIPPQNVQSPGVVLALGYAPRYTTVQISPREAVREGDSVILTCSSAGAPPAESFSWYKEGENSRVPDSFKPELRLWSLDYRDHGEYFCVARNPLGTGRSRPVLLNVTYSPKNTRILTSPKGDFMEGFAVNLTCSTNANPPAERYAWYRVNGGQPWTKGTAQNLTFLSVRSHHSGQYYCTAWNVFGMGTSATITFSVLYAPKNTSVLARPSTVIDAGSSLTLTCSSQANPAVENYTWYRINAADAWETRSGPSYTIPEVSLRASGQYYCEARNRIGAHSSPVLTVKVRGRLKVIALASAVGVSVALISLTVVVMISKNMHRVDTENLTEDKQRSPEGDLPASETLFRESTSETFLLKSAKMSDIPMVVFKQQEEPEEVYESSHPSIVPLKEAAQTTEEPGKIDYITYGPGEGHKHISRW; encoded by the exons ATGCCAAccacattcacttctattccTTACCAACTTCTGCTTTCTTCGGCTCAGCGTCCTATGCTGTGCATCTGTTCATCTCTCTCTGATGGCAAAAATCTCTCATCAAATGTGTGTTCCATACCACAGGCAGCTTTGAGTGCTACGGAGAAGACAAACATCATCAAAAAAACAG GCTCCAGATCTGAGATGTGGAGAATTGTGACCTTCATTTTCTCTACGGCTGTGGCAG GAGTAGGGGCCGGTACATGGCTCATCTATTTCTCCAGGAAGGACATCTGCGTTTGGGCAGGGACTATAGTAACACTGCCATGCAGTTACGACTACCCCTCACCCTACAGCTCAGCACAGGTGATGTGGTTCCACATCTCCGCGGACAGCATACGGGAAATCGCTTTCCATTCTGACGAAAATAAGATGAGTCCTTCGTACAGGGCCAGGGTCAAATACATGGGGGGCTACAAAAGATGCAGTTTACAGATCACAAACGTGAAGCTGAGCGATGCAGGAACGTACCATTTCAGATTCGAGACCGATCACCAGCAGGGCAGATGGACGTCACCTGACTCAATTAGTCTTTCCGTCACAG agCTTCAGGTTCACGTACATCCACCAAGAATAGGCAACATGTTTGCCGCCGGAGAGACCGTGTTCATGAGCTGTGTGGCCCAAGGTTGTGCTGCCCCTGGCAGGAACTTTGCCCTTTATCGGAATGGGGTCAATTTAGGGCAGTCGAGCAAGATATCAGCCATCTACAATTTTGACAGCCAGCATGCAGGTACCTACACCTGCCGTCCAATACCCCCTCAAAATGTCCAGTCACCTGGTGTCGTCCTGGCTCTTGGCT ATGCTCCCCGCTATACCACAGTGCAGATCAGCCCCCGGGAGGCGGTGAGAGAAGGCGATTCAGTGATTCTGACCTGCAGCAGTGCTGGAGCTCCGCCAGCAGAAAGTTTTTCTTGGTATAAGGAAGGAGAAAATAGCAGGGTGCCGGACAGCTTTAAACCTGAGCTGAGGTTGTGGAGTTTGGACTACAGGGACCATGGAGAATACTTCTGTGTGGCCCGCAACCCGCTTGGGACAGGCCGGTCCAGACCCGTTTTACTGAACGTTACCT ACTCCCCAAAGAACACAAGAATCCTGACCAGTCCTAAAGGAGACTTCATGGAAGGGTTTGCTGTCAATTTGACATGCAGCACCAACGCCAATCCTCCCGCGGAGAGATACGCCTGGTATAGAGTGAACGGTGGTCAGCCCTGGACCAAAGGCACTGCTCAAAATCTCACCTTCCTCAGCGTGCGTTCCCACCATTCTGGACAGTATTACTGCACTGCATGGAACGTGTTTGGCATGGGGACATCGGCCACTATTACCTTTTCAGTGCTGT ACGCCCCCAAAAACACCTCTGTGCTGGCTCGTCCCTCCACCGTGATCGACGCGGGCAGCTCGTTGACGCTGACCTGCAGCAGTCAGGCCAACCCGGCGGTGGAGAACTACACCTGGTACCGGATCAATGCAGCTGACGCCTGGGAAACTCGATCGGGTCCCAGCTACACCATTCCTGAGGTCAGCCTTAGAGCCAGCGGGCAGTACTACTGTGAGGCCCGCAACCGCATCGGAGCGCATAGCTCCCCTGTTCTCACTGTCAAAGTTCGAG GTCGACTGAAGGTGATAGCATTGGCATCTGCTGTGGGCGTTTCTGTGGCGCTGATCTCATTAACCGTGGTGGTCATGATCAG TAAAAACATGCATCGTGTGGACACTGAAAATCTCACAGAGGATAAACAG CGTTCGCCAGAAGGTGATTTACCAGCAAGCGAGACTTTGTTCAGGGAGTCAACTTCAGAAACATTTCTTCTCAAGAGTGCAAAAATGTCAGACATTCCG